Proteins from a genomic interval of Mesobacillus sp. S13:
- a CDS encoding aspartyl-phosphate phosphatase Spo0E family protein, producing the protein MSKEQLITLIEKKREELIQIASQNGLNSSIAITYSQELDELLNEYNRVYIKKIAAH; encoded by the coding sequence TTGTCTAAAGAGCAACTGATCACCCTTATTGAAAAGAAACGCGAAGAGCTGATACAAATCGCTTCACAGAACGGCCTGAATTCCTCCATTGCGATCACTTACAGCCAGGAACTTGATGAACTACTCAATGAATATAACCGGGTATATATAAAAAAGATAGCAGCCCACTAA